The nucleotide sequence GGCTTGCCCCCGGGCTGCACTGCCACATTGGCTGCGGTGTAAGAGGTGCCCCGGGCCTTGTTTACATCCGCCGCCAGGGCTTCCCTGAGCTCCGGTACTCCCGCATTTGGAGCATACCCTGTCCTGCCGGCCAGCATAGCCTCGTGGGCAGCCCGGATAATATTCTCAGGCGTCCGGATGTTCATGTCTCCCAGATGAAAGGGGTATACGGTGTTTCCTGCAGCTGCAAAGGTCCTGGCCTCTCCGGATACGGCGAAGGCGGTTTCAGTCCCAAGATTACTGATCCTTTCGGCTATCTTCATCTCTTCTGTCTCCCTGAAGCGTCATTATGCAATGGATGAGTAGCTATATCAACTCAAGATTACCCCATTTTTATTTAGGAACCATTCTTGACAGGCAGGATCAGCCATTCTATCATAGGGTAAATACCTCAAGGAGAGAATGAAAATGGGAAAAACTCAAGAAAACCTGATGGCAGCCTTTGCCGGCGAATCCCAGGCAAGGAACAAGTATACCTTTTACGCCCAGGTGGCCAGAAAGGAAGGTTATCACTATATCGCCAGGATCTTTGAAGAGACCGCGGATAACGAGATGCGTCACGCCAAGGACCAGTTCAAACTGGCCGGACATCTCGGCGACACTGCATCCAACCTGAAAGACGCCCGGGACGGAGAAGATTACGAAACCAGCGACATGTACCCGACCTTCGCCAAAGAAGCCGAAGCGGAGGAAAATAAAGAGGCGGCAACCTTATTCAGCCAGATAGCCAAGGTAGAAGCCCACCACCGTGACCGCTACGATCGTCTGCTTGAGATGGTCAAAAACGATACCGTCTATAAACGGGAGACTCCCATCGCCTGGAAGTGCGGTGTTTGCGGTTATATCTACGAAGGAACTGAGCCCCCTGCAAAGTGCCCGTGCTGCAAACACCCCAGGGAATACTACGAACCGGCAAATCTCGACATTTAATCCAGACAGGGACCTGGTCTCAAACCCGTTTTCACACGTCCGAAAACGGGTTTTTTCTTGCCTTTTCTACCTATAAGGGGGTAGTCTAATGGTAAGAACAGAAAAAAATAAGGATGGAAGCATGAAAAAACTACTAGCTGCAATATTACTGGTTTCCCTGCTGGCAGCCTGTGCTTCGGCACCGGAACCTGATCCGGGCCAGGTGGAAACAGTCGATCTCAGCGCTTTTAGACAAAAGGCAGACGATGCCAAAGCCCAGGCCGATTCCTTAAAGGCCGTAAAAGGGGCAGCTGAAACCTATGCTCAGGCACAGCAGCTCTACGCAGAGGCCCGGCAGGCAGAGCAGGCCCAGAAGTGGGATACAGCAAAGGCAAAATATCAGGAAGCAGAAAAGACCTATCTCGCGGCATTCAAGGAGGCGGAGGCCAATAAAAAGGCAGCTATTGAGGCCCTGGAGAATGCCCAGAATGCCCTGAATACGGTTGAGCAGAATGCTGCGGATGCCCGCGAGGAAGCCGGCCTGGAGGAGGAAGAATAATGAAACGTATAGTATTGGTTCTTCTGATCCTGGCAATCGCTGTTTTTTCCCTGTCTGCACAAAACCTGAGGAACAATCCTGATTACCGCGAATCCCTGCGCTACAAACAACTGTCGGAGGAGGCTCTGGAAGAGGGAGAATACCTTAAAGCCAGGGAATACGCTGAACTTTCCGCTGAATACGCCGGAAAGTCGGATGAATACGTAGCCCGCATGCTGGCCCAGTACCGCGCGAACCAGCTCCTGCAGCGGGCTGTCGGTCTTCGCGGTCAGGTAGAACGGTCCGGCAGGTCAAAGGAAAATCCCCAGGACTTTGCCAAAGCTGTTGGTTTTATTGAAGCCGCCGGAGAGCTGTACAACAACGGTTCCTTCAGCCAGAGCTCAGATAGCAGCCGGGAAGCCATAGCCCTGCTGGAGACCTTCGGCGGAGCCAGAGGAGTTCAGTCTCAGGAAGTATCGAAATCGGGACTCCCTGCGGCGTATCTGGTACGCAAACTGCCCGGCGCAGAAGATTGCTTCTGGCGTATAGCAGGATACCCCTTTGTTTACGGCGACACCTCCGCATGGAAGCCTCTGTACGAGGCAAACAAGAATAAACTGCCTGAACCGGACAACTGGGACCTGATGTATCCCGGCATGGTAATGGAGATTCCTCCGCGCCCGGGCGAGAAGCGCTCAGGGGTCTGGGTGGACGGCGAGATCAGGAATGAAGCACCCAAACAATAAAAACGTATATGAGATATGAGCAGCGGCCCCCTTGGGCCGCTTGTTTCTCCCTCTTCGGCAGCCTATGAAACCATTCTGTATCGTTACCGCATCGGACACGCGTTACGGTGATTTTCTGATCAATCACTGGTACAAATCACTTACTGAAAATTCTGATCTGTCACTGATTGATGTGGCGGTTCTGGACTACGGGCTCAGTACAGCCCAGAGGTTCTACCTTGAATCCCATGGCGTAAGAGTACGACAGTACCCCAAAGACGGCCACGTTGTAATAATAAGATTCCGTGACCTGGCGGATTTCCTGTCAGAGGAAAAATACGAACAGATAATACTCTCCGACGGCGGCGACATAATTTTTCAGGACGATATATCACCAGTCTTTACTGAACATCCTGATATGTTCCGGGGCGTTCAGGAGGACCTGAAATCCGCTTTTTCAGTCTTCCTTACCGATGAATTCTTCAACAAGGAAGATAAGAAACGGATTAGAGATGTTTTAATTGAGGAGGAAATGATCAACGCAGGCTTCATCGCCGGACCCAGTGAGAAAATGCTCCGCCTCGGTCAGGCTGTGGATACCATGGTATTATCAAAGAAAAAATTTGGGCCTGATCAATTGGTGGTTAATTATCTGTTTAGAACTGAAGGATTCTATCCCCTCCCAAAACGTTTTAACTATGTAATTGCCACCGCTGAAGGAGAACTTAAAATCCGCGACGGAAAGTTTTACGCCGATGGAGAATTGATGACAGTCGTTCATAACACCGGAAATATCAGTTTTTTTCGGCCCATCGAAAATTTCGGTTACGGACCTGAAAGAAACCAACTGAAGCCTGAGCTGTTACGGGCACTGAAGGCTCTTCACTCCACATCGGACACGGTTTATGAGACCAAAGCGGAGCTGAGAAAACGGGTAAAGGTACTGAAAGAAGAGATTCGGAAACGGCAGCAAAGGTCTCAGGAAGAACTGGAAGAAAACTGGTCAGATTTTAAGGAACTCTTTTTTCACGGAGAGGAATAAGCATACCCATCTTCAGGACGGGTACGCTGAAAGTTTTATTATTTTACAGCAGCGGCAAACTTCTTTCCGTACCCCGGGCGGCTTCAAGGCTCTTGTCATCGGGGTTCCAGAGGGCCTTAATACCATCGCCTGCCAGCTCAAAGCCGGCCTCTTTCAGCTGTGTATTCAAGATGCTCACAGACTCCCCGCTCCAGCCATAACAGCCGAAAGCCGCGGCCTTCTTATTTGTTAATTTGAGGCCCTTTACCTCTTCTATAAGGGCCGCCATAGCAGTAAGAATCCCCTTGTTTACAGTAGGAGATCCGAAAAGCACCGCTTTGGATTTGAATATCCCGGTAACGACGTCATTCTTGTCCCGTTCCGACATTTTAAAGAGGCGTACATCGACTGAATCATCGACAGCATGAATACCTTCGGTAATTGCCTCGGCCATGCGTCGGGTCCCGTTCCACATGGTGTCATAGATAAGTGCTATGCGGTTCTCCTGATAGGAGTCGGCCCATTCCAGATACTTTGTGACAATCTGGGTCGGATCCTCCCGCCGGATAACTCCGTGACTGGTGGCGATTATATCCACCGGTACGTTCAGGGAGAGAACTTCGTTGATCTTCCTGGTGACGAAACTTGAGAAAGGCGTCAGGATGTTGGCGTAATACTTGATGGCTTCTTCGTAGAGCTCATTCTGGTCCACCAGATCGTTGAAGAGGTTTTCCGATGCATAATGCTGCCCAAAAGCGTCATTGCTGAAAAGAACAGCATCGCCGGTAAGGTAGGCGAACATGCTGTCCGGCCAGTGAAGCATGGGCGCCTCGATAAATATGAACTGTTTGCCGTTTCCGACATCCAGAGTGTCTCCGGTTTTTACGGTAACGAAGTTCCAGTCCTGGTGGTAACGGCCCTTCAGTGATTTAACCCCGTTGGCGGTACAGTAGATCGGTACGTCGGGAATCCGGGCCATCAGCTCCGGCAAGGCTCCGCTCTGCCTCGCTCAAGGCCGGCAAAGCCGTTCCTGAGCGAAAATTTTCCTGCTACAGGTACAAGTATACGGCTCATTCCTGACCACGTAGGTACCAATTGTTACGAAAGATCAATGTACGAAGGCTCCTATTCCTGGTCTTCTACCCGGTTCATCATGCGCCCGTCCATGGTCCGGTAAATCAGCTGGCGCGGTATAATTTTGTGAACCAGGTACACTACCTTGTAAAAAACACCCGGGACCACGATAACCGGCGGCCGGCGACGGTCCAGGGCCTTGAGAGAGTCCCTCACAAGCCGTTCCGGCTCCATCCAGCGGAATATTCCCGAACTTTTCCGGTTAAAGTCTTTCCCGAGTCCCAGACGTTCATGAAATTCTGTACGGATAAACCCGGGACAGAGGGCCTGCACACGAATACCGGTCCCCGACTGTTCGAGCTGCAATGCTTCGGAAAAACGGGTCAGAAAGGCTTTGGTTCCGCTGTAGAGGGCATCCAGGGGTGCGGGAAAAAAGCTCGCCAGGGACGAGACATTGATGATTGCGCCTCCCCCTTCCTCGCGCATGCCGGGAAGCACGGCATGACACAGACGGACTACGGCGTCGACATGCACCTTGATCATCCGCGCCTGGTTCTCGAATGTATCGACACTGAATGCCCGGGGGCTGCCGAAACCGGCGTTGTTCACGAGCACAGCTATCCGGCGGGAGGCAATATTGTTGGCAAAGAGCTCAAGCTCCTCCGGGTCCGATAAATCAAAGATAGCCGTTTCCACAGAAACCTTCCATCTTTCCCGAAGTTCGGCAGAAAGGGTGTCCAGGACCCCGGAACGTCTTCCCGTCAACACAAGGTAGTAGCCGCGGCGGGCATACTCCTCCGCAAAGGCACGGCCGATGCCGGAACTTGCTCCGGTAATAACAGCAATCGGTTTTTCCATGGCAATCAGTATACGCTCCAGCCGGGGAAATGAAAACCGGGATCCCGGCTTACTGTATACTTTGGGATACCATTGAACAGAGACTGGCTTTCGGTATAGATTAGATATACACTAATCTATTTACACACCGAAGGGGGTTTTCATGCTTACCGCGGAGAAGCTTTTTTCCCAGCTCCAGCAGGTCAGATTCTCGAGCATCAAGGACGAAGACCTGAGGCGGCATATAGAGAAATCGATGCCCATCATTCAGGAGATTGAGAAGCTCAAAAAAGAGAAAAACGCGGTAATTCTTGCCCACTCCTACGTGACCCCGGATATTATCTACTCAGTGGCAGACTATTCAGGAGACTCCTACGAGCTTTCAAAAAATGCCCTTGAAGCAGAGGCCGACCTGATTGTCTTTGCGGCAGTCCGCTTTATGGGAGAGACCGCTAAAATCCTGAGCCCTCACAAAGAGGTATTGATCCCGGGATACGATCCCGCCTGCTCCCTGGCGGACAGTATTACCGCCGAGGATGCACGCAAGCTTAAGGCCGAATACCCCGACTACGCCTTTATCTGCTATATAAACACCACCGCCGCGGTAAAGGCGGAATGCGACGCCAGCGTTACCAGCTCAAATGTGTATAAAATCATCGAGAACTTTCCATCGGATAAAATCTTCTTTCTGCCGGACAAATTGATGGGGATGAATATCATCGACGAGATGCAGCGCCGGGGGGTAAGAAAGGATATCCGTCTCTGGGACGGTACCTGCTACGTCCACGAAGAGTTCGAACCCCGCATGATCGACGAGTTCAGAGCGGCTCATCCGGATATCTACGTCATGGCACACCCGGAATGCAAACCGGAGGTAATCCGCAAGGTCGACTTCGTGGGATCCACCAGCCAGATGTTCACAAAAATCCAGGAGCTGCAGGGAGAAAAGGTGATGATGCTCACCGAATGCGGACTTATAAGCCGCATCGAAGTTGAGAAACCCGGCAAAAAGTTCCTTGGTGCCTGCCAGATGTGCAAATATATGAAATCCAACACACTGGAAAACATCCTGCGCGTGTTAAAAGACCCCAGACCGGAGGATTACGTCCGGCTGGATGAGGAAATTCGCGTCAGGGCTAAAAAGAACCTTGAGATGATGTTCAAGTACGCTGAGGGCTGAAGGATCTAAAGCTTGTAAACTCTCCCGGCATCAACGATCTCTACCGCCTTTACCCCGGCATTGAGGAGCACCTTCTGCAGATGGGTCTGGGCGTCGTCTTCTCCGTGGACCAGGAACACCTTCTTCAGCCGCTCAAGATCCAGCTGCGTTACGTAATCCCGGATTTCGCTGTAATCTGCGTGGGCGCTGAAGGCGTCAATCTTCTCTACCCGGGCCTGTCTGATAAAGGTCTCGTTAAAGATTTTCACCTTTTTCTGCCCCTCCACTATGCGCCGTCCCAGGGTATGCTTTGCCATATAACCCACTACCAGGATTGTGCTGGCAGGGTCGCCTATATGCTGTACAAGGTGGTGGCGGATCCTGCCGGCCTCACACATACCGTCCGCCGATATGATTATAGCCGGCCCCCGCACATCGTTGATCTCCTTGGACTCCTGCACGCTGGCGGTATAGCGCAGGTTATTGAAGCCGAAGGGGTTCTTGTGGTGCTGGATAAAGGCCTCATTGGTCGCTTCATCGTAGCATTCCGGATGGACCCGGAAAATCGAAGTCGCATTGGTAGCCATGGGGCTGTCTACAAAGATGGGAATCTCCGGTATCCGTGCCTGATCTGTCAGCAGGTGAAGGTAGTAGATGATCTCCTGAGTCCGCTCCACGGCAAAGGCGGGAATTACTATCTTGCCGTTCTTTGCAGCAGTGGAACTTACGATTTCCGCCAGCTTTTCCATCGCATCTGTAGTGTTTCCATGCAGCCGGTCCCCGTAAGTACTCTCCATTATCAGGTAATCCGGGTCCGGAACCCTGTCGGGATCACGGATAATGACCCGGTCCTTACGCCCCAAATCCCCGGCATAGACAATCCTCATAGGTTCGGCGGAGGTCCCGTCGGCGGAGATGTTCAGCACCGCGGTGGAGGAACCCAGGATGTGGCCCGCATCGTAGAAGGTCAGCTCAATCTGAGGCGTAACGTAGATGGGCCGCCGGTAGGAGACAGTTACAAACTGGTTGACCGCCTCAAGAACGTCCTTTTCTTCGTACAAAACTTCGCTGTCAAACTGCTGGCCCGCTTTAGCTGCCTTCTTCTTTAAATACTCGATGTCCCGGGCCTGTATCTTGGCGCTGTCCATCATGATAAGGGAAGCCAGGTCCCGGCTTGCCGGGGTCGCGTAGATGTTTCCCTTGTAGCCGCCCTTGGACAGCAGGGGCAGCATGCCGCTATGGTCGAAATGGGCATGGGTCAGTACCACGGCGGATACATTCTCCATATCACCGGGAATTGCCCGGTTCTTCTCTTCCGCCTCTTTTCTCCGCCCCTGGAAAGCCCCGCAGTCTATCTGGATCTTTGTTCCGTCGACTTCAAGATAGTGTCGGGACCCGGTAACCTCCCGGGCCGCTCCTTTGGAGTAGATCTGCACGCCCATACTCACTCCTTTGCTCCTTATGGTGTTCTATTCTGGAGCATAGCCCATCCCTGTACGGAACGCCAGTGCTGAAACAAAGAAAATCTCAAGGCAATACAGGCTCCAGGCGATACAGGGCTCCATTCCGCTCATCCGTCAGCAGGTAGATACGACCATCCGGGCCCTGGCGAACATCCCGCACCCGTCCGATACGTCCCTTCAGCAGCACCTCCTGAGCAACAATACTGCTCTCATTCCGCTTCAGCCGCCTCAGGTGCTGCCCGGCAAGGGCACCAAGGAAGATGTCTCCCTGCCAGGAGAGAAATGAATCTCCTGTATAAACCGACATCCCCGAGGGCGCAATCGAAGGATCCCAGTAGACCAGGGGCTGCTCCATTCCGGGAGCCGCGGTTCCGACTCCGATCTTTGCGCCGTTGTAGTGAGTACCATAACTGATCACCGGCCAGCCGTAGTTGGCACCTTTTTTAAGAATATTCACCTCGTCTCCGCCCCGGGCACCGTGCTCATGAGTCCAGATCTCCCGGCTGACAGGATCAAAAACCATCCCCTGCACATTCCGATGGCCGTAACTGAAGGCCGCGCCATAGGGATTGTCCTCCGGTATACGGCCGTCGTCATGGAGACGGAGAATCGTTCCGGCATGATCGGACAGGTCCTGGGACCTCTGGTCCTCTCCTCTGTCACCCAGCGAAATATAGAGATACCCCTCGTCATCAAACACCAGCCGGGATCCGAAGTGCATGGTAGTGCTTCCTGTGTTATCGACAGTAAAAACCCGCTCAAGGTCAGTCAGCCGGTCTGCAGCCAGACGCGCGCGGCTTACCGCAGTAGCGGCACCGCCTGAGGTGGAGACCACATGACTCAGGTAAATCCAGCTGGTACGCGGATAGTCCGGATGCAGGACAATATCCAGAAGCCCCCCCTGACCTCCGGCGTTGATCTCGGGCAGCCCTCCGATTTCAGAACGTTTTCCCGAGTCGATATCCAGGCGCCAGAGCCTGCCCGAACGCTGGGTGATCAGAACCTCACCCTCGGAGAGAAAGGCAAAAGCCCAGGGGTTGGGAATCCCTTCTGTTATCCGGACAAGACTGAAGGACTCATCCCGGGACTCGATTCTCTCCTCTTCCAATCCGGGAGCGCTGAAGGCTCCGCAAGCGGTAAACGCTATCAGGGTAATTAATAAAAAAAACTGTTTCATGTATAGAAAGTAGCTATTGTTGAATAAAATAGTCAACTAATCAAAAATCTTACATTACAGTATCTCTATATAAACCCCTTGACATACAGTATTATATATAATATTCTCTATATATAGATACTCGAAAGGAGTTTTATATGCAGAAATTGCTGATTATCGGCGGGGTCGCCGCAGGCGCGACTGCCGCAGCACGGGCACGGCGCATTGATGCAAAGGCCGAGATTACCGTCCTGGAAGCAGGCCCGGATGTATCCTTTGCCAACTGCGGTCTGCCCTATTACATAGGAGGCGATATTGACAGCCGCTCCAAGCTGATCCTCCAGAGCCCGGAGAGCTTTAAATCCCAGTACAATGTAACAGTGATCACTGAAACCGAAGTCCAGAGCATCGACCGCCGGAACAAGCTGGTAAGCGCGCTGCATATACCCAGCGGAAAGCAGGAGGAGTACTCCTACGACTCACTTATCCTGGCACAGGGAGGAAAACCCCTGGTTCCACCCTTGAGGGGGGTTAAGCTGGATCATGTATTTTCCCTGTGGACCCTGCAGGATATGGACGCCATAGATGACTTTATCCGTTACCGCAAGCCGGAGAACGCGGTGGTAGTGGGCGGAGGCTTTATCGGCCTCGAGATGATAGAAGCCCTGCGAAAACGGGGCCTGAATGTAAGCGTTGTTGAACGCATGCCCCACGTAATGCCCACTATGGAACCGGAGATCGCCGGATTCCTGCAGGAGGAGCTCCTCTCTTTCGGTGTGGGAGTTTACACCTCAAAGAGTGTTGAGGAGATCAGCTCCAGCCAGGTACTGCTGGATGACGGCTCACGCCTGAACGCCGACATGGTGCTGATGTCCGTTGGTGTCCGCCCGACCCTGAAACTGGCATCCGACGCCGGTCTGGAACTTGGCGACGCCGGGGGCCTTCTGGTCGACCGCAACCTGAGGACTTCGGACCCGCATATCTTTGCCGCCGGCGATATGATCGAGATTGAGCATAAGATCAACGGCGCCAAGGTACGCATTCCTCTGGCCGGGCCGGCTAATCGGCAGGGCAGAATCGCAGCGAACAACGCCCTTGGTATTCCCAAAGAGTATTCCGGATCCCAGGGCACCTCCATTGTACGAGTATTCGAAGCCGTTGCCGGATCCACCGGACTCAACCTTAACCAGGCACGTCAGGCAGGCTTTCGGGCAGAAGCAGTTACAGTCCACAAGGAACATCATACATCCTATTACCCCGGGGCACGACAGGTCACGGTTATGGTGATCTATGACCGCGAAACAGGCCGCATTCTGGGAGGTCAGACCGCTGGTCTTGCCGGAGCCGACCGTCGCCTCGACGTTCTTGCCACTGCTGCCGCTGCCGGTATGCGGGTACATGAGCTCTCCGAACTCGACCTGGCCTATTCCCCGCCCCTGGGAAGCGCCAATGATGCCATTAACATGGCAGCCTTTGCAGCAGAGAACCGGATATCCGGGTACAGTCCCGCGATTACAGCGGCTGAGCTGGACCAGTTTACCGGGAGACACAAACCGGCTTTTATCGATGTCCGGGACTACTTTGCCTTTGAAAGATCCCATGTAAGCGGGGCCGACCATGTTCCCCTCACGCACCTGGAGCAGCGCATGGGGTCCATTCACAGGGACCGTCCGGTGATTGTCTACGACGAAACCGGCAAAAAGGCCCATCAGGCATTGCGTCAGCTGGTCCAGGCGGGATTTGATGAGGTATACAATCTGAGCGGCGGCTTCACAAGCCTTGAGCGGCATGCCCGGGCACTTGGTTTCAGCCACCTGCACGTCCCCCTCCTTCAGCCCGAGGAAAAAAGTCTTGAAGATGAGCATGAAGCGGAGGAACAGGTTCCGGAGCAGGGATCAGGCGGGGCTTTAACCGGCGGCGGCCTTCTGGTAATCGATGTCCGCACTCCTGAAGAATTTGCTTACGGGGCATATCCCGACTCGGTAAACATTCCCCTGGATGAACTGGGATACCGGGCTGAAGAAATCAGCGATAAGGATCGGGAGGTCATCGTCTACTGCGCATCCGGAGCACGCAGCGCTTACGCCGCCCGTATGCTGACGCAGATGGGCTTCTCCGACGTCAAGAACGGCGGTGGGCTGATGGATATGATGGAGAACCTGGCTTAATAACCGGGTCCGCGAAGATCGATTTGTCCCGCAGGCCAGTCAAAGTCTGCGGGATAGATCATTGCGACCTCGTCCCAGAAAACCGAGTGGCGCAGGGTCTCCGGATCGGTTTTTTCCGGAGGCAGAGAATTGATAAAGCTGTTATTCACCCGACGACAGCCCAGATCCTTATAAAAAGGGGCCACCCTGAAGCTTGTCTGGAACAGGTTCACAGGGTAGGTGCCCTGGCCGACAAAGGAGAAGGCCTTCTTTACCACCCCAGCTCCCAGGCCCTGCCCCCGTAAATCGGGGTTTACACAAACCCCGCTTAAAGCCATCACAGTAAAGGAACCCCGGGGAGTTTGTATCTCCCTGGGAAAAACCAGCGCCACAGCAGCGATCCTATCCCCCTTCCAGAAGCCGGGATAGCCTGTGGGAAGATCCCCGGAGATCTCCGCCGTACGGGCCATATTTTCGGTATAGTACTCCCGGTTGTGATCCGGCCAGACCGACAGCCACAACCCGGTAATGGCATCCCTGTCTGCATCGGTATACGCGTCTGCCGGAATAAACCTGTATTCGAAATCCTTCATGATCTTGACCGCCCTACCATTCGTAGTAGGTGTAACCCCGCAGCCCCGCCTCGTAGGCCTCGACGATCTCCCGCCGTTCCCTGGGAGACAGCAGTTTGCAGCGTACCGCCCGTTCCGCCAGAGAGCGGAAACCACGGACCAGTTCGTTGGGATCGTACTCAACGTAGCTGAGGACATCGGCCACTGAGTCTCCCTTGGTCTCATGCTCATAGACCAGGGCCCCTTCCTCATCAAGACTGATGGAGACGATGTTGGTATCTCCGAAGAGGTTATGAAGGTCTCCAAGGGTTTCCTGGTAGGCGCCTACAAGAAAAATCCCCAGAAAATACTCCTCGTCGGATTTAAGATCGTGGAGCAGAAGGGAATTTTTCACCCCCTGCAAATCTATGAACTTGTCAATCTTGCCATCCGAATCGCAGGTAATGTCCGCCAGAACCGCTGGCCGTTTTGGTTCCTCATCGAGGCGGTGAATAGGCATAATCGGAAAGAGCTGATCAATAGCCCAGGAATCGGGCAGGGACTGGAAGATGCTGAAATTCCCGTAATAGGTGTCGTGAATAACCCTGTCTATTCCGGTAAGGTCCTCAGGTATATAGTCCATCTGTTTGGTGGTCCTGACAATCTTGTTGATTATATGCCAGAAAAATCTGTCCGCCAGGCTCTTTTCCCGCAGGCTTATGGTCCCGTGGATAAAAAGACCGTGAAGCTCATCCCGGTAATAAAGAGCGTCATTAAAGGCCTCCTGGGCAGTTTTGCTGGTTATATTCAGCGCGGACTCCTTGAGGTTTTTCAGATAGGCATGACAGTCCTCGGGCAGCTTGTCCGGAATTTCATCGTGGGCAGCCTTATTGATATCAAGAATATTGAACACCAGAACAGATGAGTAGGCCACCAGAGAACGGCCGGATTCTGAAACAAGGGTGGGATGCTCGACTCCTTCGGCATCAAAAGTAGACATAACAATCTCCACTACGTCGTAGCAGAACTCTTCCATGGAATAGTTTTTACTGGAGGCAAAATTGGTCTTGGAGCCGTCATAATCTACCGCCAGACCGCCGCCGATATCGAGGATTCCCATCCGCGCGCCTTCCCGCTTCAGTTCCGCGTAATAACGGCAGGCCTCCGTCAAAGCCATACGGATGTTCCGGATATTCGGCAGCTGGGAGCCCTGGTGATAATGGAGCAGTTCAAGACAATCCAGCATGTTCCGCTCCCGCAGCAGGTCGATACTCTCAGTAATCTGCAGGGCCGTCAGGCCAAAGATACTCTTGTCACCTCCGGATTCGGTCCAGTGTCCTTCGGACTTGGCGGTCAGTTTAATTCGTAATCCAAGGGACGGCTGAACACTGGCCTTTTCTGCCCGGCTGAGGACAAGTTCAAGCTCTCCGGGCCGCTCGACAACGATGATTACCTTGAGCCCCAGCTTGTTACCGTACAGGGCCAGATCGATAAACTCCTCGTCCTTATAGCCGTTGCAGATTATGTAGCTTCCCGGATCGTGCATGTACCCAAGGGCGGCGATCAGCTCCGCCTTGCTGCCTGCTTCCAGTCCGTGATGATACTTTCTGCCGGCCCGGACGATCTCGCTTATGACCTCCTGCTGCTGATTCACCTTAACCGGAAAAACCCCCCGGTATTCCCCTTTGTAGCCGTATTCCCTGATTGCCTTTGCAAAGCTTTCGTTCAACAGGATAATCCGGGAATCCAGAATATCCCTGAACCGAAAGAGAACGGGCATGCAGAGTCCCCGTTCCTGGGCGCCAAGGGCCATGGAGTAAAGACTTACATCGCTCCAGGAATCTCCTTTCCGCAGCCGGACTGTTACTTCACCGTTCCGGGAAACCCCGAAGTATCGGCTTCCCCAGTGATCTATGCCATACTGCTCTTTGGAATCTTCAAGATTCCAGGGAGCGGTTTTCTCTTGCTCTTCCTTCAAGATCAATCCTCGTTTGAATGAGCCTACCGCCTGGCATAGGGGATGGTCAAGCACTGTCTTCCCGGAATTGTTACAGTGATATAAAAAGGGCTGAAAAATCCCCCTCCCTGCAGTATACTCAACACAACAATGAATCTTTCATCTCCTGCACATAAGCTTTTTCTTACCGCCGCCGGTCTTTTACTGGGAATAATCCTCTACCTCTTCTATTTTGTGGGGGGATTCCTGACCCTGGCGGGTTTCCTGGTGGAGAGGGCAACCCAGCCCCTTCCCCAGGCCGGAATTCTGCAGGAAACAGGCAGTATGCA is from Marispirochaeta sp. and encodes:
- a CDS encoding rubrerythrin yields the protein MGKTQENLMAAFAGESQARNKYTFYAQVARKEGYHYIARIFEETADNEMRHAKDQFKLAGHLGDTASNLKDARDGEDYETSDMYPTFAKEAEAEENKEAATLFSQIAKVEAHHRDRYDRLLEMVKNDTVYKRETPIAWKCGVCGYIYEGTEPPAKCPCCKHPREYYEPANLDI
- a CDS encoding MBL fold metallo-hydrolase; translated protein: MGVQIYSKGAAREVTGSRHYLEVDGTKIQIDCGAFQGRRKEAEEKNRAIPGDMENVSAVVLTHAHFDHSGMLPLLSKGGYKGNIYATPASRDLASLIMMDSAKIQARDIEYLKKKAAKAGQQFDSEVLYEEKDVLEAVNQFVTVSYRRPIYVTPQIELTFYDAGHILGSSTAVLNISADGTSAEPMRIVYAGDLGRKDRVIIRDPDRVPDPDYLIMESTYGDRLHGNTTDAMEKLAEIVSSTAAKNGKIVIPAFAVERTQEIIYYLHLLTDQARIPEIPIFVDSPMATNATSIFRVHPECYDEATNEAFIQHHKNPFGFNNLRYTASVQESKEINDVRGPAIIISADGMCEAGRIRHHLVQHIGDPASTILVVGYMAKHTLGRRIVEGQKKVKIFNETFIRQARVEKIDAFSAHADYSEIRDYVTQLDLERLKKVFLVHGEDDAQTHLQKVLLNAGVKAVEIVDAGRVYKL
- the nadA gene encoding quinolinate synthase NadA; the encoded protein is MLTAEKLFSQLQQVRFSSIKDEDLRRHIEKSMPIIQEIEKLKKEKNAVILAHSYVTPDIIYSVADYSGDSYELSKNALEAEADLIVFAAVRFMGETAKILSPHKEVLIPGYDPACSLADSITAEDARKLKAEYPDYAFICYINTTAAVKAECDASVTSSNVYKIIENFPSDKIFFLPDKLMGMNIIDEMQRRGVRKDIRLWDGTCYVHEEFEPRMIDEFRAAHPDIYVMAHPECKPEVIRKVDFVGSTSQMFTKIQELQGEKVMMLTECGLISRIEVEKPGKKFLGACQMCKYMKSNTLENILRVLKDPRPEDYVRLDEEIRVRAKKNLEMMFKYAEG
- a CDS encoding flavodoxin domain-containing protein — its product is MPELMARIPDVPIYCTANGVKSLKGRYHQDWNFVTVKTGDTLDVGNGKQFIFIEAPMLHWPDSMFAYLTGDAVLFSNDAFGQHYASENLFNDLVDQNELYEEAIKYYANILTPFSSFVTRKINEVLSLNVPVDIIATSHGVIRREDPTQIVTKYLEWADSYQENRIALIYDTMWNGTRRMAEAITEGIHAVDDSVDVRLFKMSERDKNDVVTGIFKSKAVLFGSPTVNKGILTAMAALIEEVKGLKLTNKKAAAFGCYGWSGESVSILNTQLKEAGFELAGDGIKALWNPDDKSLEAARGTERSLPLL
- a CDS encoding SDR family oxidoreductase, translated to MEKPIAVITGASSGIGRAFAEEYARRGYYLVLTGRRSGVLDTLSAELRERWKVSVETAIFDLSDPEELELFANNIASRRIAVLVNNAGFGSPRAFSVDTFENQARMIKVHVDAVVRLCHAVLPGMREEGGGAIINVSSLASFFPAPLDALYSGTKAFLTRFSEALQLEQSGTGIRVQALCPGFIRTEFHERLGLGKDFNRKSSGIFRWMEPERLVRDSLKALDRRRPPVIVVPGVFYKVVYLVHKIIPRQLIYRTMDGRMMNRVEDQE
- a CDS encoding PQQ-dependent sugar dehydrogenase; its protein translation is MKQFFLLITLIAFTACGAFSAPGLEEERIESRDESFSLVRITEGIPNPWAFAFLSEGEVLITQRSGRLWRLDIDSGKRSEIGGLPEINAGGQGGLLDIVLHPDYPRTSWIYLSHVVSTSGGAATAVSRARLAADRLTDLERVFTVDNTGSTTMHFGSRLVFDDEGYLYISLGDRGEDQRSQDLSDHAGTILRLHDDGRIPEDNPYGAAFSYGHRNVQGMVFDPVSREIWTHEHGARGGDEVNILKKGANYGWPVISYGTHYNGAKIGVGTAAPGMEQPLVYWDPSIAPSGMSVYTGDSFLSWQGDIFLGALAGQHLRRLKRNESSIVAQEVLLKGRIGRVRDVRQGPDGRIYLLTDERNGALYRLEPVLP